The proteins below come from a single Mucilaginibacter mali genomic window:
- a CDS encoding non-ribosomal peptide synthetase — MDTTNQTYHLSPVDFDPFAGPELLLIAPSTEPQIEIWLSCKFGGAEASCAYNESFALNLQGKLDADALKRAIESLVNRHEALRSTFSPNGAKMCIYSYLQPDLNFDDLSDKAEVYRRHLIDEYVAQNMQQQFDLVNGPLMRVKIFKLAADQHQLILTLHHIICDGWSFGVILQELGQFYSAYAADKVPDLPVAPKYSQYAVEQADFTAAPDYKETEQFWLNKYKGNVPVTDMPVDHPRPEIRAFASKHYKHSLDESLTAAIKKLAVKSGNSLITTLLVAFEVWLQNTTGQRDVVVGVPAAGQTAIGEVGLVGHCVNLLPVKSTVDGESTFLQYLKGRRSEILDAYDHQMITFGTLLKKLNIGRDPSRVPLVPVVFNSDMGMDMGINFHNLTHQLVAEPRRFENFEIFINVNDIGSGLHMDWSYNAGLFGASSIEAMMLGFESLLQKVTAEPELLIKTLSGVEEATADLSLSELNNTAAAYPREKPLHQLISDIAKQYPTNTAVKFGERVISYRELDRASNRLAALLMSTHVLKGDLVALAVDRSAEMVIALLAILKAGAAYLPIDPEYPVERVKYILNDASVKVLITSENYKGHFETEAQELLIEDAMIASSEYPDTPVALEVHGTDLAYVLYTSGSTGHPKGVQIAHYNLVNFLVSMQREPGMKAGDKLLAVTTVSFDIAGLELYLPLITGACVYILDADSARDGRVLLQLIRQEQITVMQATPYTWKIMLESGWNEKLPLKILCGGEALPKDLALKLLEKCSELWNMYGPTETTIWSTVKKVSAADQIITIGKPIANTQVYILDDNLKQVSPGSTGEIYIGGDGVAPGYFNRSELTAERFILDPFATTASGKIYRTGDNGRILNSGEIQCLGRVDHQVKIRGYRIETGEVAFHVNRLKHVKDSVVVARPDPSNNINLVAYVVTRQKLTTDTGLQIKDWRDELKKVLLDYMVPQYIMVLDEFPLTPNGKIDTNALPEPDYTQNRAAYVPPRTSIEQQVAEIWKKYLNIDKISIYDDFFELGGHSLTAVEIMTALEKETGKNLPLASLFSHSTVEKLALLLKMDGKSVTWDSLVPIKPLGDKMPLYIVHGAGLNVLLFNTLAMNMDANQPVYGLQAYGMNGIDEPHRRMEDIAGHYVAEIIAQNPVGPYALAGYSFGGIIAYEMARQLDAMGKEVKMLAMFDTYAYRSDYFDAPLKKWFNRIWFLIKQLMHSVVLLMQNPKETYTYKKEMLKRRVIRKYWDMRYGKEQKQEGFFGYANKIDVANEEAERNYSMKPYPIAVEIFRAQKHTFYMDDFKYLGWKPYALKGVHVHDIPGEHNKIFAPPNDKVFARILQECLNKAQE; from the coding sequence GTGGATACTACTAACCAAACCTATCATCTTTCCCCTGTTGATTTTGACCCATTTGCCGGGCCGGAACTGTTATTAATTGCACCGTCTACCGAACCGCAGATAGAAATATGGCTATCGTGCAAATTTGGCGGCGCCGAGGCCAGTTGCGCCTATAACGAAAGTTTTGCCCTTAATCTGCAGGGCAAGCTGGATGCGGATGCGCTGAAACGGGCCATCGAATCGCTGGTGAACCGCCACGAGGCTTTGCGCAGCACCTTTAGTCCTAATGGCGCTAAGATGTGCATTTACAGTTACCTGCAGCCCGATCTGAATTTCGACGACCTGTCGGACAAGGCAGAAGTTTACCGCAGGCATTTGATAGATGAATATGTGGCGCAGAACATGCAGCAACAGTTCGACCTGGTGAACGGGCCGCTGATGCGTGTAAAGATATTTAAACTGGCCGCCGACCAGCACCAGCTGATACTGACGCTGCACCATATTATTTGCGATGGCTGGTCGTTCGGGGTGATCTTGCAGGAGTTGGGGCAATTCTATTCGGCTTATGCTGCCGATAAGGTGCCCGATCTGCCCGTAGCACCAAAGTATAGCCAATACGCTGTAGAACAAGCCGACTTTACCGCCGCGCCCGATTACAAAGAGACCGAACAATTTTGGCTGAACAAATATAAAGGCAATGTACCCGTAACGGATATGCCGGTAGATCACCCGCGCCCCGAGATACGCGCCTTTGCCAGCAAGCATTATAAACACAGCCTTGATGAAAGTCTTACCGCTGCCATTAAAAAACTGGCCGTCAAGTCGGGAAATAGTTTAATTACCACCCTGCTGGTGGCTTTTGAAGTTTGGCTGCAAAACACCACCGGCCAACGCGATGTGGTAGTAGGCGTTCCTGCCGCCGGGCAAACCGCCATTGGCGAGGTAGGCCTGGTAGGCCACTGCGTTAACCTGCTACCTGTAAAAAGTACGGTTGATGGTGAAAGTACTTTCCTGCAATACCTGAAAGGCCGCCGGTCGGAGATACTGGATGCTTATGATCACCAGATGATCACGTTCGGTACGTTATTGAAAAAGTTGAATATCGGCCGTGACCCATCGCGGGTACCACTGGTGCCTGTAGTTTTCAACAGCGATATGGGGATGGATATGGGCATCAACTTCCATAACCTTACGCACCAGCTGGTTGCCGAACCACGCAGGTTCGAGAATTTCGAGATCTTTATCAACGTGAACGATATCGGTTCGGGCCTGCACATGGATTGGTCATACAATGCCGGGCTGTTCGGTGCATCTTCCATCGAGGCGATGATGCTGGGTTTCGAAAGCCTATTGCAAAAAGTTACCGCCGAACCGGAGCTACTGATCAAAACCCTTTCGGGTGTAGAAGAAGCAACGGCCGACCTGTCGCTTTCCGAACTGAATAATACCGCCGCGGCCTATCCACGCGAGAAACCGCTGCATCAGCTCATCAGCGATATCGCTAAGCAATATCCAACCAATACCGCTGTAAAATTTGGCGAACGTGTGATATCCTACCGCGAGTTAGACCGGGCATCTAACCGATTGGCCGCCTTACTGATGAGCACCCACGTGCTAAAAGGCGATCTGGTGGCATTGGCGGTCGACCGTTCTGCAGAGATGGTGATCGCCCTGTTGGCGATACTTAAGGCGGGCGCAGCCTATCTACCTATCGACCCCGAATACCCTGTTGAGCGCGTAAAATATATCTTGAACGATGCGTCGGTAAAGGTGTTGATCACATCCGAAAATTATAAAGGACACTTTGAGACCGAAGCCCAGGAACTGTTGATAGAGGATGCTATGATAGCCAGCAGTGAGTACCCGGATACGCCGGTAGCTTTAGAGGTGCATGGCACCGATCTGGCTTATGTGCTGTATACATCGGGATCTACCGGTCACCCTAAAGGTGTGCAGATAGCCCACTACAACCTGGTGAACTTTTTGGTAAGCATGCAGCGCGAACCGGGCATGAAAGCCGGCGATAAACTGCTGGCCGTAACTACCGTATCGTTCGATATCGCAGGACTGGAACTGTACTTGCCGCTAATCACCGGGGCTTGCGTTTACATTTTAGATGCTGATAGCGCCAGGGATGGCCGTGTGCTGCTGCAGCTCATCCGCCAGGAGCAAATTACGGTGATGCAGGCCACGCCTTATACCTGGAAGATCATGCTGGAATCGGGCTGGAACGAGAAACTGCCGCTGAAGATACTTTGCGGTGGCGAAGCCCTGCCTAAAGACCTGGCCCTGAAACTGCTTGAAAAATGCAGTGAATTATGGAACATGTACGGCCCAACGGAGACCACCATTTGGTCGACCGTTAAAAAGGTAAGCGCCGCCGACCAGATCATTACCATTGGTAAACCGATAGCCAATACCCAGGTTTATATTTTAGATGATAACCTGAAGCAAGTATCGCCTGGGTCAACCGGCGAGATCTACATCGGTGGTGATGGTGTTGCCCCCGGCTATTTTAACCGCAGTGAGCTGACCGCCGAGCGCTTTATCCTCGACCCATTTGCCACCACGGCATCAGGCAAAATATACCGTACCGGCGATAATGGCCGTATACTCAACAGCGGCGAGATACAATGCCTCGGCCGTGTGGATCACCAGGTGAAGATACGCGGTTACCGTATCGAGACCGGCGAGGTGGCTTTTCATGTCAATCGCCTAAAGCATGTTAAGGATTCGGTAGTGGTTGCGCGGCCCGACCCATCAAACAATATCAACCTGGTAGCTTATGTGGTTACCCGCCAAAAATTGACCACTGACACCGGCTTGCAAATAAAAGATTGGCGCGATGAACTGAAAAAGGTATTGCTGGATTATATGGTACCGCAATACATCATGGTATTGGATGAATTTCCGCTTACGCCTAATGGCAAAATAGATACCAATGCCCTGCCCGAGCCGGATTATACCCAAAACAGGGCAGCCTACGTACCGCCGCGCACCAGTATAGAGCAGCAGGTGGCCGAGATATGGAAGAAGTACCTGAACATAGATAAGATAAGCATCTACGACGACTTTTTTGAACTGGGCGGGCACTCATTAACAGCAGTTGAGATCATGACCGCCTTAGAAAAGGAGACCGGCAAGAACCTGCCGCTGGCGAGTTTGTTCAGTCACTCAACTGTAGAGAAACTGGCTTTGTTGCTCAAGATGGACGGTAAATCGGTTACGTGGGATTCGCTGGTGCCGATAAAACCTTTGGGCGATAAGATGCCGCTGTACATTGTTCACGGTGCGGGCCTGAATGTATTGCTTTTCAATACGCTGGCCATGAATATGGATGCAAACCAGCCTGTTTACGGCCTGCAAGCTTACGGCATGAACGGCATAGACGAGCCGCACCGCCGCATGGAAGATATTGCCGGGCACTACGTGGCCGAGATCATCGCCCAGAACCCGGTAGGGCCGTATGCGCTGGCGGGCTATTCGTTCGGGGGTATCATTGCTTATGAAATGGCGCGCCAACTGGATGCTATGGGCAAAGAGGTGAAGATGCTGGCCATGTTCGATACCTATGCTTACCGGTCGGACTATTTTGATGCGCCGCTTAAAAAATGGTTCAACCGCATTTGGTTCCTTATTAAACAATTGATGCACTCGGTAGTGCTACTGATGCAAAACCCCAAGGAAACGTATACCTATAAAAAGGAGATGCTGAAACGCCGCGTTATTCGCAAGTATTGGGATATGCGTTACGGTAAAGAGCAAAAGCAAGAGGGCTTTTTTGGCTACGCCAACAAGATAGACGTAGCTAATGAAGAAGCCGAACGGAACTACAGCATGAAGCCTTATCCTATAGCTGTAGAGATCTTCCGCGCGCAGAAGCATACCTTTTACATGGACGATTTTAAATACCTGGGCTGGAAACCCTACGCGCTGAAAGGTGTACATGTGCACGATATCCCCGGCGAGCATAACAAGATCTTTGCACCACCAAATGATAAGGTGTTCGCGAGGATATTGCAGGAGTGTTTGAATAAGGCGCAGGAGTAA